The following is a genomic window from Geminicoccaceae bacterium.
TGCGCGAGATCAGCGCTCCGCCAGCGCGGCTGGCTGCTGCCGTCATTTCGCGCATCAAGATCCTGGCCAAGCTGGACATCGCCGAACGCCGGCTGCCGCAGGATGGCCGGACCCAGCTCAATCTCGACGACAGGCGGATCGATCTGCGCGTGGCGACAATCCCCACCATGCACGGTGAAAGCCTTGTCCTGCGCCTGCTCGATACATCGGGGGACAGTGTCGATCTCGCCAGCATCGGCCTTGACGCCACACGCGAGGCGATTCTTCGCGAACAGCTCGCCGCACCGCATGGCATGATCCTTGTCACGGGTCCGACCGGCAGCGGCAAGACGACGACACTCTATGCCGGGCTGCGGCAACTCGACGCAGTCCGGGACAAGATCATCAGCATCGAAGACCCGGTCGAATACCAGATTGCCGGTGTTACCCAGATCCAGGTACGCCCGGAGATCGACCTCACCTTTGCCCGGATCCTGCGCTCGGTCGTGCGCCATGATCCCAATGTCATCATGGTCGGCGAGACCCGCGACAGCGAGACTGCCGAAATCGCGGTGCACGCGGCCCTCACCGGCCATCTGCTCCTGACCACACTGCATACCAACAGCGCCGCCGGCGCCGTCGCGCGCCTGCTCGACATGGGGGTCGAGCCCTATCTGCTGGCGTCGGTGCTGCGCTCGGTCGTGGGCCAGCGTCTGGTGGGCCGCTTGTGCCCGCACTGCCGTGAAGCCTATCCCGCTTCCGAGATGGAGCGGACGGTGCTCTCGCGCGCGGAATTCGCCCTGCCGGACAATCTGACCCTGTACCGGGCAGTCGGCTGCCGCAGTTGCAACGAGATCGGTTTTGTCGGCCGGATCGGCATCTTCGAACTGCTCGTGGTCGACGATGCGGTCCGCCAGTTGATCCGCGACCGCGCATCCAGCCAGGACATTCTGAAATCGGCACTGGACAGCGGCATGACGACCATGTTCCAGGACGGCGCGCGCAAGGCCATCGAAGGTGCGACCACCTTCGAGGAAATCTGCCGGGTGACCGAGGAGGTCTGACCAGCGATGCCGAGTTTCGCCTACAAGGCGCTCACCGCGAATGGCGAACGGATCAGCGGGGAAATCGAGGCGTTCGACCGCAAGGCGGCGATCCAGCGCCTCCAGGCCGATGGGCTCATCCCCATCGAGGCCGAGCCGACGGTCGTACGCGATGCCGGCGGCATGGGTGCCATCCAGCCTTCCGCACGGGCGAGCCAGCATGTCACCACATTCACCCGTGAACTTTCCACGTTGCTCAGGGCAGGCGAACCCATCGAACGGGCCCTTGCCCTCGTGATTGACGACAGTGGCGACCGCAAGCTCGCCGCAGCGCTGGGACGGGTTCTGGGCAAGGTCCGCAGCGGCGAGCCCTTCAGCAGTGCGCTTGCGGCCGAGCCGCGCCAGTTCTCGCGGCTTTATGTCGGGATGGTCCGTGCCGGCGAGGCGACCGGCCGCCTGCATGGTGCACTTGCCGACGTCGCCACGCTGCAGGAACGCGAGGCCGATGTGCGGCGCAAATTGGTTGCCGCCCTCACCTACCCCCTCATCCTGACGGTGGTTGCCCTCGCATCGATTGCCCTCCTGATGGGCTATGTGGTGCCGCAATTCACACCGCTTTTCGCCAATGCCATGGACAAGCTGCCCGCCAGCACCCGGTGGATCATCGGGTTGTCGTCCTGGATCGAGGAAAATGGACGGATCGCGTTCGTCATCGGTGCAGTCGCCCTGCTGGGCCTGCTGGTGACGCTCCAGACCGGGATAGCCCGTCCGCTCTTCGATCGCCTCGCATTGTCGCTGCCGCTGATCGGAACCATCAGCCGGGAACGGGCGACATCGCAGCTTGCACGCAGCCTTTCGACCCTGCTGGCAGGCGGCCTTGACCTGCCTGCGGCCATTGCCATGAGCCGGGAGATCATCGCCAACAGTGTCGTGCAGGAGTCGCTGGCCCGCACGCTGGGCCAGATCCGCCAGGGACGGCGGCTGGCCGATGCTCTCAAGGATGAGGAATTCGTCGTACCGATCGGACTGCGGCTGTTCCGCACGGGCGAGGAAAGCGGACGGCTGGCCGAACTGTCGGGCTATCTCGCCGACCAGCTGGAGACCCGCATCGTCAACCGCACGACCCGGCTTGTCTCGCTGCTCGAACCGCTCCTTGTGGTGACCCTCGGACTGGCGGTCGGCGGCATCGTGATCTCGGTGCTCAATGCCGTGCTCACGGTCAACGAGCTCGCCATTTGAAGCTGCCTCGGGACGGAGATGTCGAGCTGATCGAGAAGGTCTTCGATCCGGTAACGGCTCAGCAGTGGTTTGATCGCCTTGCCGACAGCACGGACTGGCAGCAGGAGCGGCTGCGGATCATGGGTCGATGGGTGGCCGTTCCCCGGCTGACCGCCTGGTACGGCGCGCATGGCTATCGCTACAGCGGCATCGACCATCCTCCACGACCGTTGACCGATGACCTCGCCGAATTGCTGAGGATTGCAGAATGTCTCGCCGGGACGACACTCAACAGTGTATTGGCCAATCTCTACCGTGACGGACGCGACGGCATGGGCTGGCATGCCGATGACGAGCCGGAACTCGGCCCGGACCCGGTCATCGTGTCGATATCCTTCGGTGGGACGAGGCGCTTCGTGATGAAGCATCGTCACGATCGCGCCCTGAAGTGCGAATGCGAACTTGACAGCGGGTCCTGCCTCGTCATGCGCGGGACGACCCAGCGCTACTGGCTGCACCGTATCGCCAGGACGACAAGACCTGTCGCACCCCGAATCAACCTGACCTTTCGCACCATCCTGCCGTCAGCGGTGCGTCGTGCGGATCAGCCGGCATCGTAGCCGATGCGGAACCCCGTATGGCTTGCGGCACTGTCGGGACTGCGCCCCGTGCGGGCGGCAATCCTGTAGCGATGGCAGTAGCTGTCGTGACACATGAAGGAACCGCCCTTCATCAGTCTCTCGCCCTCCGCGCGGGCCTCGGCATCGCGCTTGCGGCCGGTACGCGACAGCGAGCGGACGCGAAAGCTGTCGGCACACCACTCCCAGACATTGCCAACCATGTTGTAGAGGCCAAGGCCGTTCGGTTCGAAGCTGCGGACCGGTGCCGTCGCCACCCAGCCATCGGCTGCACTGTTCTCGTAGGGGAAACGTCCCTGCCAGATATTGCATGGCAGGAACCCGACATCATCGGGCGCGCGGTCGCCCCAGGGATAGACGGGATCGGCAAGACCGCCTCGGGCCGCCACTTCCCATTCGGCCTCGCCCAGCAAGCGGCCACCTGCCCAGCCGGCAAAGGCCATCGCATCGTTCCACGAGACATGCGTCACCGGATGCTCCATGACCCCGGCGACATCCGAGCCCGGCCCCAGAGGCCGTTTCCATGACGCCCCGTCGACGCGCCGCCACCACGGCACCTGAACCGCGGCTGTTGTCGGAGGGAAGCCATCGGGCAGCAGGCCGACAAACACGAACGACCATCCGAAGCGCTCGGAATCAGTCTCGTAGCCGGTTTCATCGACGAAAGACGCAAACCGACGATTCGTGACCGTCACATCCTCGATGAAGAAATCGCGAATGCGAACGAACCGGGGAGGTCCCTCTCCATCGCCGGGGAACATCGGCTTGCGGGTACCGACGGCCACCCGCCCTCCGCCGATCCTTATCCGTCCGGCACTCCCATTCACGAGGGGTGGATCGCGGCAATGAACGCCTGCAGAGTCGGGACAACATCCCGGACGAAGTCGGGGCCGACGAACAGTGCTTCGTGACCGCCGTCGATGTCGAGCCGCACGCGCGCCGGATCATGTCGCTCCGCCGTAGCAGCGAGCTCGTGGAGCGCATGGGTCTGCCCCTTACCCACCAGTTCGTCCATGCGCGCCTCCACGGTCAGCAGCGGCACATCCGCAAGCTGCCGGAGATCGATGGTCACGCCGTCAACCCTCATCGTGCCGCAGGCGAGTTCCGATCGCCGCAACACCCGCGATATCATGTCGCAGAACAGCTCGCCCGGCACATCGATCAAGCGGTGCATGTCGTCATGCATGCGCTCATAGGGCCCGCTGACGCCCGACATCAGTTCTCC
Proteins encoded in this region:
- a CDS encoding type II secretion system F family protein, with amino-acid sequence MPSFAYKALTANGERISGEIEAFDRKAAIQRLQADGLIPIEAEPTVVRDAGGMGAIQPSARASQHVTTFTRELSTLLRAGEPIERALALVIDDSGDRKLAAALGRVLGKVRSGEPFSSALAAEPRQFSRLYVGMVRAGEATGRLHGALADVATLQEREADVRRKLVAALTYPLILTVVALASIALLMGYVVPQFTPLFANAMDKLPASTRWIIGLSSWIEENGRIAFVIGAVALLGLLVTLQTGIARPLFDRLALSLPLIGTISRERATSQLARSLSTLLAGGLDLPAAIAMSREIIANSVVQESLARTLGQIRQGRRLADALKDEEFVVPIGLRLFRTGEESGRLAELSGYLADQLETRIVNRTTRLVSLLEPLLVVTLGLAVGGIVISVLNAVLTVNELAI
- a CDS encoding formylglycine-generating enzyme family protein, giving the protein MRIGGGRVAVGTRKPMFPGDGEGPPRFVRIRDFFIEDVTVTNRRFASFVDETGYETDSERFGWSFVFVGLLPDGFPPTTAAVQVPWWRRVDGASWKRPLGPGSDVAGVMEHPVTHVSWNDAMAFAGWAGGRLLGEAEWEVAARGGLADPVYPWGDRAPDDVGFLPCNIWQGRFPYENSAADGWVATAPVRSFEPNGLGLYNMVGNVWEWCADSFRVRSLSRTGRKRDAEARAEGERLMKGGSFMCHDSYCHRYRIAARTGRSPDSAASHTGFRIGYDAG
- a CDS encoding alpha-ketoglutarate-dependent dioxygenase AlkB; this encodes MKLPRDGDVELIEKVFDPVTAQQWFDRLADSTDWQQERLRIMGRWVAVPRLTAWYGAHGYRYSGIDHPPRPLTDDLAELLRIAECLAGTTLNSVLANLYRDGRDGMGWHADDEPELGPDPVIVSISFGGTRRFVMKHRHDRALKCECELDSGSCLVMRGTTQRYWLHRIARTTRPVAPRINLTFRTILPSAVRRADQPAS
- a CDS encoding type II/IV secretion system protein, with the translated sequence MLQLFRPKRVNEQKRAPSPRNHPALALLIERGRIQREDGDRAIAESQASREPLPAVLDRLGLLPGDEWMKLMAGHYGLQIANPDDYPDTPILPEVFSSRFLRQRWVLPLAREDDTVWLGMADPADEATVQAARLASECQIVPVAAAIPDLRATYAKFFESGDAAIKEIVGGIEDAVANQDDSLEHLIDQAKEAPVVRLVNQLLGDALAMGASDIHIEPYQDHLQVRYRVHGRLREISAPPARLAAAVISRIKILAKLDIAERRLPQDGRTQLNLDDRRIDLRVATIPTMHGESLVLRLLDTSGDSVDLASIGLDATREAILREQLAAPHGMILVTGPTGSGKTTTLYAGLRQLDAVRDKIISIEDPVEYQIAGVTQIQVRPEIDLTFARILRSVVRHDPNVIMVGETRDSETAEIAVHAALTGHLLLTTLHTNSAAGAVARLLDMGVEPYLLASVLRSVVGQRLVGRLCPHCREAYPASEMERTVLSRAEFALPDNLTLYRAVGCRSCNEIGFVGRIGIFELLVVDDAVRQLIRDRASSQDILKSALDSGMTTMFQDGARKAIEGATTFEEICRVTEEV